The DNA region GCTAATTTAGATATTATCTTAATAGATGATGGAAGTACGGATAAGAGTTTAGATATAGCACTTCAATATTTAAGAAAAGATGAAAGAATATTTTTGATTTCCAAGGAAAATGGAGGTTTGTCTTCAGCAAGAAATATGGGATTAGAATTTCTTAAAGGAACTAAATTAAGATCTTTTTTTGAAGAAGAACAAGATATACTTTCTTTTACTTCAACACATAGTTTTGAAAAAAATACAAAAATAATAAAAAAAGAGTATATTAAATCTAATTTTACTTTAATTGAAGAAAGATATATCAAAACAAAAATAGAAAATATCAATGATTTTATCATTCAAGAATTGCCTGATTGTATAATACATTTTTTAGATTCTGATGATTATTTTTTAAAAGATTGCATTAAACTTTGTGCAAAAGAAATGTTAGATAAAGATTTAGATATTTGCGCGCATGGATTTAGTGAATATAATGAAGAAAAATGTGATTTTGTAAATAATCCTTGTACTGATTTATTACAAAAAAGCCATAAAGTGTTTTTTGATAAAGCTTTGAATTTATTAAAAGAAAATCATTTTTTGCATTTTTATTTTACTTGGCAAGGGAGTTTTAAATCTCATATTTTAAACCA from Campylobacter hepaticus includes:
- a CDS encoding glycosyltransferase family 2 protein, giving the protein MNNPLISIIIPIYNVESYLKECLDSVVNQSYANLDIILIDDGSTDKSLDIALQYLRKDERIFLISKENGGLSSARNMGLEFLKGTKLRSFFEEEQDILSFTSTHSFEKNTKIIKKEYIKSNFTLIEERYIKTKIENINDFIIQELPDCIIHFLDSDDYFLKDCIKLCAKEMLDKDLDICAHGFSEYNEEKCDFVNNPCTDLLQKSHKVFFDKALNLLKENHFLHFYFTWQGSFKSHILNQYNLRFTHGIYHEDHDFGTILFCLASKIFYIKQSLLIYRIRQGSITNFYNKKMPNILPKYLNPLRKYFNDYIKLREYFKIYCDIVIAKRIQNFNKSINDAFLKKSVKIYCMPYFDIKIDKDPLNLNKEIKFFIKNLYFYKLYRNIRMYVRHPKKIFRIKDE